The Salvia splendens isolate huo1 chromosome 20, SspV2, whole genome shotgun sequence nucleotide sequence gcagggcgagttggagacggctccatgtcagagagaccgtacgaatccgtactgaagtcggggtcgtactgcgtgttgtcgtcgaacgaccgatattcgccaggttgtgtacccggccaccgtgaGCCATCTCCAAATATCGGGCTACCAGGACTTAAGTATCCACCGAAATTCATTTTttagcgtaatttgagagttgaaaagtgaatcgaaaagttacaaatgaaatcttaggatggggtatttatataaacaaaattttcgaattaaaaaaaaaaaactaaaacgcgttgcatcgtctgcgtcgcccacagtgggcggacgatggcgcggacgatgccctatcatcTGCGCTTCGTCCACGGACTAAGCTTAGGGCGCGGAtgacgcatcgtccgtcgtccgcgcacccacagtggtgGACTATAGCGCACCCGATGCATCGGGTGTGCTATcttccgccccattgtgaatgctctaagaTACGAATGGTAtactgaaaattttgaaaagataaaaatataacttttttttttcaaaccaaATCTTTGATAAGGAATACAACCATATTTTAAACAGCACACAGGCATAGAAATATGTCAAAGATTTTCCCGATAATGCTTGCGTCATCATTGCTGCTGCTAAGTGCAACAGTGGCATCAGACTTTCCCCTCTATTCACTTTCCATATCCCTTTACTTGTTCGTTTCACCCTccaaaagtgtgtttttttcttTCCCATCTCATTTCACAATTCATCTCAAACCAGTTAACATAATTCCACACCTTTTCTTCCCCCTTCAACAAAATGCCCATTTCATTCCACACATTTCTtctcagagagagagagagagagtggggcCCTCAAAAAGCTGCAGTAGAAATTAGTGAAACTGCAGCATCAAACAAAGTTAACTAGCATAGCACCACAACTCTTTTATGTGCTTATTTTTTCCTAACCTTTAATATTcgacaataataaaaaaatttgaatactTCAATGAATAAATATAGCATTAAAGAGAGTAATTCACAATGCCTCACTATATAGTAATCTATTTATCTAACTTTTGTGTTAAAAGAAGAGTTCTTTTAAGAAAGAGAGGAGATTTGTTGTAAACGATTCTTGCTTTCTTTCTGAGCCACTCTGAAATCCATCAGTTTCTTGGGCTTTGAAACTTTTCATGGATGAAATGAAATCCCACCTTTCATTTTTACGAtagcaagaaaagaaaaacagctCACTGGCTTTGGCCTTTTATGCATTGTTGTCTTGTCTCCACATTATGGTGGTGGGGTTTTTTCGTACACGAGAGCTTGTTTTCTTGCAACAATTTTAAAGAGAGAGGAATAGTCTTTTGTTGGTTTAAACTGATTATTATTACACTGTTTAGGAAGACAGGGTAACCAATGATTTCCTACATATGGCTCTGATCACTAAAGATCAAACCTCACTTTTATTTGGCTCTTTATCATTTGGTTCCCtctaaaactatttttttttatattttattttattctttgctTTGCAATCAATTGCTTGAAGGGGAAACTGCATTTCACCTGAGATATCATTTCTTCATTGCATAACACTCCTTCGAGGATACCAAGGTTTgctcattttttttctctttctttctttatgATCTCATCTCTTTCACaagttattttgttttgttttttcctTGTGTTTAGAATATCATGTTTGAAAAGTACTTCCTTTTTTTATATGATTGAGCAAAATAAATGAAGAGGTTTCTCTTTTTGTGTAGTGTTTGCTtgcacacatatatacatacatttgAAGTTTTAAGCACTCTTTCACGTGGGATGAAATGTTATATGAGATTGAATTATCATTATGCATTTGTTTCTCCCAAAAAAAGCTaattgaaatgaaatactaGAAGATTGAACCTATCCCTTTGAGAAAAATTGGAAACAAAAACTATTAATACTAAACCAACCATTAATTGAAGTATGGTGTGTTTGCATCTTCAGGGTTACTCTATATGCAAACAGATGCTACAACGGGGCCACATGCCCCCGTTGCAGCAGATGGGAGCTTGATGCACTCGGCATTGAGCTCCCCCAGTTACTCGGATTTAGTAAACCAGCATATTCAAACCCATATCATGGCGGGAATTCCCCTGCCCCCGGCCTTCGGGGAGGACACGGTCACCTTAGGCTGTGTCGGGGACGGGCTTTGGACCACCGGGAAGTACATTGAGGGGACTACTAGCAATCCTAGTGGCTCTTACACCTTTCAATCCCCCCATGCTTGTGTGAATCCGACGTTTGAGCCCGGGTTTGGAGACTTCAACGGATGCATGCCTAGCCCGATAATGATGAATGAGTGGATGTTGATGGAGCACGAGAGGCTCAACCCTAATCCCGTGCCTTCTCGTTTCAACAAGGAGCTTTCGTTGAGCCTTGCAATGTCTCATCCCCGCGTAGGAGGGGGCTCTGAGCTGAGCTCCACGGGCGTGAGCAGCTACTCGTCGTTGCACGTTGGGTCAGACAACACGTCGTGCAGCAGCAGCAATGCAACGCAGCTGTCTGGATCCCGTTTCTTCCAGCCAATGCAGGAGATACTTGCTGAGTTCGCCTGCTACGCGCTTGAAAACTGCGATGGAACGAGCCTTGGCTGCTCGGACCGGCTTGAACACGACTCCGCCTCTCACAACAACAACAATGAATTCAAGAAAAGGCATCTAATGTCTTTACTTCAACTGGTAAAAAACTAAATTCCATTCATCCAACTGTTTCTTGATTCTTACCATTTTACGCCTTCAACGTAACATAGGTCGATGATCAATACAACCAATGCATAGACGAAATCCACACGGTCGTCTCTGCATTCCACGCTGTGACCGAGCTGGACCCTAACCTACACGCCCGGTTCACCCTCCCCACGGTCTCTGCCATTTACAGAGGCCTCCGGGAGAGGACCAGCAGCCACATCTTGGCAATGGGAGCAGCACGACGCGATGAAGGAGAAAACAGTTCGTGCGAGACAACCTTCATGCAGAAGCAGTGGGCACTCCAGCAGCTCAAGAAGAGGGATCACCAGCTCTGGAAGCCTCAGAGAGGCCTCCCCGAGAGATCCATCTCCGTGCTCAGGGCATGGATGTTCCAGAACTTTCTACACCCGTAAGCCCACCCCATTCACCTACCACGCTACATAATCAGATAGCCTTCTTAAAATGATCCAAAAATTTCAGGTATCCGAAAGATGCAGAGAAGCACTTGCTAGCATTGAAAAGTGGCCTAACAAGGAGCCAGGTGCAATGAAATGAGAAATTTTTTGCAATGTTTTCTTGATTATGGTTTGATGATATGTACTATAAACATATGTAACAGGTATCGAATTGGTTTATAAATGCCCGCGTTCGCCTCTGGAAGCCGATGATAGAGGAAATGTATGCAGAGATGAACAGAAGGAAGGCTCCAAGAAACCAAGAAGATGCCAGTGGCATCGTCCACGGGAAGCTTCTACGATTTGATAGCAGAAGATTCGATGTGGATTAATGTATACAATGAAGATGAAGACAAAAATGAAGGTATGTAATGTAAATGTTGCGAAATGCCATTTTTACATCCAAATTGTACATGTTCAAGCTTTGGGATCCAGTGTTTTGGTATGTAAGAACTAAGAACATACTAAGTTGAGGAATCTCGAATAATGTTTCAGTTGCTAGACAAGATGGTAGTTCGATATGATATCAAAGCAGGACCAAGTCGTGAAATCACGAATAGTATTAAGTTTCTAGACGAGATATAGCGAttcaatatggtatcagagTCGGATCCTCGATGTATCACACTAAGAATATGAATGCATGATTTGTTATTGATGATTATTCCAACTTGGCAAAGAATCTAATCTTTTTCTATGGGGTGTGATCCATCTATATATCAAATCTAAAGAGTGTCAACACTCAGACaatgataaaagaatatgccaAGAATAAATAACAAAGATAAACTAAATGGTAGAAATTGAAACACAACGCCCACCATTTATTAATATTCCATGCGTCGATAATTTATTAGTGAAATGATGTACAAGGATAGCTTACTGAATTATTTTTCTAGAGTTACAAGTGGGAGAGAaatacaaaaaatcaaagaaaaatagCTCACTAAATTCTTTTTCTAGAGGTACAAGTGggagaaaaatccaaaaaaattgaagaaaatttGTTTACCCTTTAGCCTATCTATCTGCTAACATGATGCTAATTATTTGTATATATAGCCTTTTTTATCTACAAGCCTCCTATGCCTTCCTCCCCTGCTATAGTTTTTCTTTTGAACGCGTGGTAGCTCCTTACCTTCGTACGTAGTTTACAAAAACTTGGCCAGTCTACTCATCCCTCCTCTTCACACTTGGCCAGGGATTCTCGTCTTTATTGGCTTCAACTTCAACCCCATGCTTTCTGGTGAGAAAAGCTCAGGTGAAATAATGCTAGTCGGGCTTAATGGGCTTCTTGGGCTTACACTCAAGTGGGATGGTCTAAAGAGGCCATAGCCCATGAGGAAGTATTCCAGTGGGATCAGCATGGCGTCAGGCTGCTCTTCCGTGACCATCGAGCCACATGCTTGAACCTGCAAGCAATCGACGTGTGAGAGGTGAACATGATGATTTCGCGTGAGAGCGGCTAAGGTGATGGTTTAGGTTAGCTTACCTCAACCAAGGCACTGAATCTTCTGTCCAGCTTTGACGTCATGTGAAGAGCTTCGGAGTGGAAAGGAGAGTTTTCGCCAACAAAAATTAAGGATCGACATTGCAATTTCCTCAAGCTATTGCTGATGTCTAGCCTCCTGAAGGCAGCAGATGATA carries:
- the LOC121782534 gene encoding homeobox protein ATH1-like, whose amino-acid sequence is MQTDATTGPHAPVAADGSLMHSALSSPSYSDLVNQHIQTHIMAGIPLPPAFGEDTVTLGCVGDGLWTTGKYIEGTTSNPSGSYTFQSPHACVNPTFEPGFGDFNGCMPSPIMMNEWMLMEHERLNPNPVPSRFNKELSLSLAMSHPRVGGGSELSSTGVSSYSSLHVGSDNTSCSSSNATQLSGSRFFQPMQEILAEFACYALENCDGTSLGCSDRLEHDSASHNNNNEFKKRHLMSLLQLVDDQYNQCIDEIHTVVSAFHAVTELDPNLHARFTLPTVSAIYRGLRERTSSHILAMGAARRDEGENSSCETTFMQKQWALQQLKKRDHQLWKPQRGLPERSISVLRAWMFQNFLHPYPKDAEKHLLALKSGLTRSQVSNWFINARVRLWKPMIEEMYAEMNRRKAPRNQEDASGIVHGKLLRFDSRRFDVD